In one window of Denticeps clupeoides chromosome 2, fDenClu1.1, whole genome shotgun sequence DNA:
- the ttc21a gene encoding tetratricopeptide repeat protein 21B isoform X1, whose protein sequence is MAEEHPTCFASVIWYMQQGFFRHVINSAVEYLRMFHNDPVLQFLKAFAILMEGRTQEAIRELQQLKDDPAVSLCSVMALIAAHKQCETVDQDAVSQLEALLRLSRKTAGGNALLYGGLTLWLLGHNAKAKDYIDRALKATSSSPQALIMKGWLVLSGPPESKLQAIQYFEKGVQDSMNAFGLMGKVEFFIMKQNLSWALDTVNQLIAAHPDFTPALVLKMNIFLALYNWEQTQEMCERILEQDGRNLKAFQMLTILALARDGDLIKAKEHVQAFMSAAELSEPLRPALQVEMIAPISRLGGSSADTVQILTSCVQRAYTRTSGDPFIATELGNLLLLQGKYSKATKCFSAALQAEDSSLSALAGLVRCQLMSGQEEAAAQQLEFLLELQQSTGRTPEVVLLQALLAQKKGAAQEAVTHLLKDATELHFLGLGSCSLSAEYFRRLDPTFLFQVVDLHLSLLQTQPLLPDPPFGLLHSVMILETIMKAAPGLLAGTYRMSQVKFLAGDHRSAQGFLNQCMEKNPAASEIHLLQARLHLQSEDYRKCLSRLEFGMSHNFQVRELPEYHLIKGTAQRKSGDLAEAIKTLRVAMNLPGVRRASKGKQPQVPDSIRVSIFLELAEALRLHGDQHESIQVMQEAILNFTGTPEEVCVIVANVDLALAKGDIDTALSALQNVLPNQAHYLQAKEKMARIYLEQKKNKKLFIASYREICEVHPGPHAAVLLGDAFMKIQEPEKAIVVYHEATEKAPRDPTFARKMGQALVKTHQFEKAIAYYEKALSNATQDPLCVELTELLIRLKQHEKAQMLLEAALKHKDTTDLKIMLTDVKHMQALARIHKTSPASALETLKQAIALQRKILRRLPLEQPGILDQQKLVASSICCDLARLSSRGNDPEVARRFYAEALTYSPDDVNIPLDVARLYMTHNLVDQCKQQCEEILKGHEKHTEATMMLADVMFRQEKHEEAIRLYCTLAKEHPGNFRVLSRLVQLLRRAGKLDAALPFFEACEKMSSMAASEPGYNYSKGLYFWHSSRVSDALLHLNKARRDTQWGEEALELMIRICLNPDKETFAGQVFGQTEEDMSVGQLGVREQDNQMGLITARNLMKEFRPRSQDGLNKAVLLRNLCLVHSKDIHHMQNVISEFSDMISAKEDNVNVPYLLGMAQAFMVLKQVPRARNHLKRLIKVEWNEEFADDLESGMLLLTDIYIKSGKYDIARTLAQRCLLYNKSCCKALEYLGFMMESENSYRDAAQHYEEAWRYSNWVNPTIGFRLAFNYLKYKSYTEAIDVCRKVLEEHPDYPLIQTEILNRAQFSMRP, encoded by the exons ATGGCAGAAGAACATCCTACTTGTTTT GCTTCTGTTATCTGGTACATGCAGCAGGGATTTTTCCGGCATGTTATAAATAGTGCAGTGGAATATCTCAGAATGTTCCATAATGACCCCGTGCTTCAGTTTCTAAAAGCTTTTGCTATTTTAATGGAAG GTCGGACGCAGGAGGCCATAAGAGAGCTGCAGCAGCTTAAGGATGACCCTGCCGTCTCCTTGTGTTCAGTAATGGCCCTTATCGCTGCCCATAAGCAGTGTGAGACCGTCG ATCAAGACGCTGTAAGCCAGCTTGAGGCTTTATTGCGTTTGAGCCGTAAAACCGCTGGAGGGAATGCGCTGCTCTATGGAGGTCTAACCCTCTGGCTCCTGGGACATAATGCCAAGGCCAAAGATTATATAGACAGAGCACTAAAGGCAACCAGCTCTTCACCTCAG GCCCTCATTATGAAGGGGTGGCTTGTCCTATCAGGACCCCCTGAGAGCAAACTGCAGGCCATACAGTACTTTGAGAAAGGTGTTCAGGACTCGATGAATGCATTTGGACTGATGGGCAAG GTTGAATTCTTCATCATGAAACAAAACCTGTCCTGGGCTCTAGACACAGTTAATCAGCTCATCGCTGCACATCCAGACTTCACCCCAGCATTGGTTCTCAAGATGAACATCTTCCTGGCTCTCTACAACTGGGAACAGACTCAGGAAATGTGTGAAAG AATTCTTGAACAGGATGGACGCAACTTGAAAGCCTTTCAAATGCTGACCATTCTGGCCTTAGCCAGGGATGGGGACCTAATTAAG GCTAAGGAACATGTTCAGGCCTTCATGAGCGCTGCAGAACTCAGTGAGCCGTTGAGGCCAGCCCTGCAGGTTGAGATGATTGCACCCATTAGCAGGCTG gGGGGCAGCAGTGCAGACACCGTGCAGATACTGACGAGCTGTGTCCAGAGGGCGTACACCCGGACATCAGGGGACCCCTTCATTGCCACTGAACTTGGCAATCTCCTGCTTCTTCAGGGGAAGTACAGCAAGGCCACCAAGTGTTTCTCTGCTGCCCTTCAAGCCGAAGACAGTAGTCTGAGCGCTCTGGCTG GCCTGGTCCGCTGCCAGCTGATGAGTGGCCAGGAGgaggcagcagcacagcagctgGAGTTCCTCTTAGAGCTGCAGCAGTCCACCGGCCGCACGCCT GAGGTGGTGCTGCTCCAGGCCCTGTTGGCCCAAAAGAAAGGCGCAGCGCAGGAGGCTGTAACTCATCTGCTGAAGGATGCTACAGAGCTGCACTTCCTCGGCCTCGGCAGCTGCAGCTTGAGTGCTGAATACTTCCGGCGGCTCGACCCAACGTTCCTCTTCCAAGTGGTGGACCTCCACCTCTCGCTCCTCCAG ACGCAGCCCCTCCTCCCTGACCCGCCATTTGGGTTGTTACACTCAGTGATGATCTTGGAAACAATAATGAAAGCCGCCCCTGGACTGCTTGCTGGTACATACCGCATGAGTCAGGTCAAGTTCCTTGCAG GGGACCATAGATCAGCTCAGGGCTTCCTAAACCAGTGCATGGAGAAGAACCCCGCTGCGTCCGAGATCCACCTGCTGCAGGCCAGGCTTCACCTGCAGTCAGAAGACTACCGCAAATGTCTGAGCCGCCTAGAGTTCGGCATGAGCCACAACTTCCAG GTGAGAGAGTTGCCTGAGTATCACCTCATTAAAGGCACTGCCCAGAGAAAGTCCGGTGACTTGGCAGAGGCTATCAAGACCCTGAGGGTGGCGATGAACCTGCCTGGAGTGAGGAGAGCATCCAAGGGCAAGCAGCCTCAGGTTCCCGACTCCATCCGAGTGTCCATTTTCCTGGAACTGGCAGAAGCTCTTAGGCTCCATGGAGATCAG CATGAATCCATCCAAGTTATGcaggaggccattttgaatttCACTGGCACTCCAGAGGAGGTCTGTGTCATAGTAGCCAACGTGGATCTTGCCCTGGCCAAAGGTGATATCGACACGGCCCTCAGTGCCCTGCAAAACGTGCTGCCCAACCAAGCTCATTACCTCCAGGCCAAAGAGAAGATGGCACGCATCTACCtggaacagaagaagaacaagaagCTATTCATAGCATCTTACAG GGAAATCTGCGAGGTGCATCCTGGGCCTCATGCTGCAGTGTTACTGGGTGATGCCTTCATGAAAATTCAAGAG CCGGAAAAGGCAATTGTGGTTTACCATGAAGCAACAGAAAAAGCCCCCAGAGATCCAACGTTTGCCAGGAAGATGGGTCAAGCCTTAGTGAAGACTCACCAGTTTGAGAAG GCCATCGCGTACTATGAGAAAGCTCTAAGTAACGCTACGCAGGACCCGCTGTGTGTGGAACTCACCGAGCTCCTCATCAGACTCAAGCAACACGAAAAAGCGCAGATGCTTCTCGAAGCAGCTTTAAAGCACAAAGAta cTACAGATTTGAAGATCATGCTGACTGATGTGAAGCATATGCAGGCTTTAGCAAGAATTCACAAAACAAGCCCTGCATCTGCCCTGGAAACTTTGAAACAG GCCATTGCTCTGCAGCGGAAGATCCTGAGACgtcttcccctggagcaacctgGAATCCTGGACCAGCAGAAACTGGTGGCGTCCAGCATCTGCTGCGACCTCGCCCGACTGAGCAGCCGAGGCAACGACCCCGAGGTGGCCAGGCGGTTCTACGCTGAGGCACTGACCTACTCACCGGACGACGTCAAT ATCCCGCTGGATGTGGCCCGGCTCTACATGACACACAACTTGGTGGATCAGTGCAAACAGCAATGCGAGGAGATTTTAAAGGGCCACGAGAAACACACAGAAGCTACTATG ATGTTGGCAGATGTGATGTTCAGACAGGAGAAGCATGAAGAGGCCATCAGGCTGTATTGCACACTGGCAAAGGAGCACCCAG GAAATTTCAGAGTTTTGTCCAGACTCGTGCAGCTCCTGAGGAGGGCAGGGAAGCTGGATGCCGCTTTGCCCTTCTTTGAAGCTTGCGAGAAGATGTCCTCCATGGCTGCAAGTGAGCCAGGATACAACTACAGTAAAGGCCTCTACTTTTG GCACAGTAGCAGAGTTAGTGACGCCCTGCTGCACCTGAACAAGGCGAGGAGAGATACGCAGTGGGGAGAGGAGGCGCTGGAGCTGATGATCCGGATCTGCCTGAACCCCGATAAGGAGACCTTTGCGGGGCAGGTGTTCGGACAAACCGAGGAGGATATGAG CGTAGGTCAGCTGGGTGTCAGAGAGCAGGATAACCAGATGGGACTGATCACCGCTAGAAACCTCATGAAGGAGTTCCGTCCACGCTCCCAAGACGGCTTGAATAAAGCTGTGCTCCTGCGCAACCTCTGCCTGGTCCACTCTAAAGACATCCACCATATGCAAAATGTCATATCAGAATTCAGCGACATGATCTCAGCCAAG GAAGACAACGTGAACGTCCCTTACCTGCTGGGCATGGCCCAAGCCTTCATGGTCCTGAAGCAGGTTCCCCGTGCCAGGAACCATCTGAAGAGGCTCATCAAGGTGGAGTGGAACGAGGAGTTCGCGGACGACCTGGAGAGCGGCATGCTGCTGCTGACGGACATCTACATCAAGTCAGGCAAATACGACATCGCCAGAACGCTGGCGCAGCGTTGCCTCCTCTACAACAAG TCCTGCTGCAAAGCACTGGAGTACCTGGGGTTCATGATGGAGAGTGAAAATTCTTACCGGGACGCTGCACAGCACTACGAGGAGGCCTGGAGATACAGCAACTGGGTGAACCCCACCATCG GTTTCCGGCTTGCTTTCAATTATTTGAAGTACAAGAGTTACACCGAGGCAATAGACGTCTGTCGCAAG GTGTTGGAAGAGCATCCTGACTACCCTCTGATCCAAACAGAGATTCTGAACCGGGCACAGTTTTCCATGAGACCCTAA
- the ttc21a gene encoding tetratricopeptide repeat protein 21B isoform X2, which translates to MAEEHPTCFASVIWYMQQGFFRHVINSAVEYLRMFHNDPVLQFLKAFAILMEGRTQEAIRELQQLKDDPAVSLCSVMALIAAHKQCETVDQDAVSQLEALLRLSRKTAGGNALLYGGLTLWLLGHNAKAKDYIDRALKATSSSPQALIMKGWLVLSGPPESKLQAIQYFEKGVQDSMNAFGLMGKVEFFIMKQNLSWALDTVNQLIAAHPDFTPALVLKMNIFLALYNWEQTQEMCERILEQDGRNLKAFQMLTILALARDGDLIKAKEHVQAFMSAAELSEPLRPALQVEMIAPISRLGGSSADTVQILTSCVQRAYTRTSGDPFIATELGNLLLLQGKYSKATKCFSAALQAEDSSLSALAGLVRCQLMSGQEEAAAQQLEFLLELQQSTGRTPEVVLLQALLAQKKGAAQEAVTHLLKDATELHFLGLGSCSLSAEYFRRLDPTFLFQVVDLHLSLLQTQPLLPDPPFGLLHSVMILETIMKAAPGLLAGTYRMSQVKFLAGDHRSAQGFLNQCMEKNPAASEIHLLQARLHLQSEDYRKCLSRLEFGMSHNFQVRELPEYHLIKGTAQRKSGDLAEAIKTLRVAMNLPGVRRASKGKQPQVPDSIRVSIFLELAEALRLHGDQHESIQVMQEAILNFTGTPEEVCVIVANVDLALAKGDIDTALSALQNVLPNQAHYLQAKEKMARIYLEQKKNKKLFIASYREICEVHPGPHAAVLLGDAFMKIQEPEKAIVVYHEATEKAPRDPTFARKMGQALVKTHQFEKAIAYYEKALSNATQDPLCVELTELLIRLKQHEKAQMLLEAALKHKDNLKIMLTDVKHMQALARIHKTSPASALETLKQAIALQRKILRRLPLEQPGILDQQKLVASSICCDLARLSSRGNDPEVARRFYAEALTYSPDDVNIPLDVARLYMTHNLVDQCKQQCEEILKGHEKHTEATMMLADVMFRQEKHEEAIRLYCTLAKEHPGNFRVLSRLVQLLRRAGKLDAALPFFEACEKMSSMAASEPGYNYSKGLYFWHSSRVSDALLHLNKARRDTQWGEEALELMIRICLNPDKETFAGQVFGQTEEDMSVGQLGVREQDNQMGLITARNLMKEFRPRSQDGLNKAVLLRNLCLVHSKDIHHMQNVISEFSDMISAKEDNVNVPYLLGMAQAFMVLKQVPRARNHLKRLIKVEWNEEFADDLESGMLLLTDIYIKSGKYDIARTLAQRCLLYNKSCCKALEYLGFMMESENSYRDAAQHYEEAWRYSNWVNPTIGFRLAFNYLKYKSYTEAIDVCRKVLEEHPDYPLIQTEILNRAQFSMRP; encoded by the exons ATGGCAGAAGAACATCCTACTTGTTTT GCTTCTGTTATCTGGTACATGCAGCAGGGATTTTTCCGGCATGTTATAAATAGTGCAGTGGAATATCTCAGAATGTTCCATAATGACCCCGTGCTTCAGTTTCTAAAAGCTTTTGCTATTTTAATGGAAG GTCGGACGCAGGAGGCCATAAGAGAGCTGCAGCAGCTTAAGGATGACCCTGCCGTCTCCTTGTGTTCAGTAATGGCCCTTATCGCTGCCCATAAGCAGTGTGAGACCGTCG ATCAAGACGCTGTAAGCCAGCTTGAGGCTTTATTGCGTTTGAGCCGTAAAACCGCTGGAGGGAATGCGCTGCTCTATGGAGGTCTAACCCTCTGGCTCCTGGGACATAATGCCAAGGCCAAAGATTATATAGACAGAGCACTAAAGGCAACCAGCTCTTCACCTCAG GCCCTCATTATGAAGGGGTGGCTTGTCCTATCAGGACCCCCTGAGAGCAAACTGCAGGCCATACAGTACTTTGAGAAAGGTGTTCAGGACTCGATGAATGCATTTGGACTGATGGGCAAG GTTGAATTCTTCATCATGAAACAAAACCTGTCCTGGGCTCTAGACACAGTTAATCAGCTCATCGCTGCACATCCAGACTTCACCCCAGCATTGGTTCTCAAGATGAACATCTTCCTGGCTCTCTACAACTGGGAACAGACTCAGGAAATGTGTGAAAG AATTCTTGAACAGGATGGACGCAACTTGAAAGCCTTTCAAATGCTGACCATTCTGGCCTTAGCCAGGGATGGGGACCTAATTAAG GCTAAGGAACATGTTCAGGCCTTCATGAGCGCTGCAGAACTCAGTGAGCCGTTGAGGCCAGCCCTGCAGGTTGAGATGATTGCACCCATTAGCAGGCTG gGGGGCAGCAGTGCAGACACCGTGCAGATACTGACGAGCTGTGTCCAGAGGGCGTACACCCGGACATCAGGGGACCCCTTCATTGCCACTGAACTTGGCAATCTCCTGCTTCTTCAGGGGAAGTACAGCAAGGCCACCAAGTGTTTCTCTGCTGCCCTTCAAGCCGAAGACAGTAGTCTGAGCGCTCTGGCTG GCCTGGTCCGCTGCCAGCTGATGAGTGGCCAGGAGgaggcagcagcacagcagctgGAGTTCCTCTTAGAGCTGCAGCAGTCCACCGGCCGCACGCCT GAGGTGGTGCTGCTCCAGGCCCTGTTGGCCCAAAAGAAAGGCGCAGCGCAGGAGGCTGTAACTCATCTGCTGAAGGATGCTACAGAGCTGCACTTCCTCGGCCTCGGCAGCTGCAGCTTGAGTGCTGAATACTTCCGGCGGCTCGACCCAACGTTCCTCTTCCAAGTGGTGGACCTCCACCTCTCGCTCCTCCAG ACGCAGCCCCTCCTCCCTGACCCGCCATTTGGGTTGTTACACTCAGTGATGATCTTGGAAACAATAATGAAAGCCGCCCCTGGACTGCTTGCTGGTACATACCGCATGAGTCAGGTCAAGTTCCTTGCAG GGGACCATAGATCAGCTCAGGGCTTCCTAAACCAGTGCATGGAGAAGAACCCCGCTGCGTCCGAGATCCACCTGCTGCAGGCCAGGCTTCACCTGCAGTCAGAAGACTACCGCAAATGTCTGAGCCGCCTAGAGTTCGGCATGAGCCACAACTTCCAG GTGAGAGAGTTGCCTGAGTATCACCTCATTAAAGGCACTGCCCAGAGAAAGTCCGGTGACTTGGCAGAGGCTATCAAGACCCTGAGGGTGGCGATGAACCTGCCTGGAGTGAGGAGAGCATCCAAGGGCAAGCAGCCTCAGGTTCCCGACTCCATCCGAGTGTCCATTTTCCTGGAACTGGCAGAAGCTCTTAGGCTCCATGGAGATCAG CATGAATCCATCCAAGTTATGcaggaggccattttgaatttCACTGGCACTCCAGAGGAGGTCTGTGTCATAGTAGCCAACGTGGATCTTGCCCTGGCCAAAGGTGATATCGACACGGCCCTCAGTGCCCTGCAAAACGTGCTGCCCAACCAAGCTCATTACCTCCAGGCCAAAGAGAAGATGGCACGCATCTACCtggaacagaagaagaacaagaagCTATTCATAGCATCTTACAG GGAAATCTGCGAGGTGCATCCTGGGCCTCATGCTGCAGTGTTACTGGGTGATGCCTTCATGAAAATTCAAGAG CCGGAAAAGGCAATTGTGGTTTACCATGAAGCAACAGAAAAAGCCCCCAGAGATCCAACGTTTGCCAGGAAGATGGGTCAAGCCTTAGTGAAGACTCACCAGTTTGAGAAG GCCATCGCGTACTATGAGAAAGCTCTAAGTAACGCTACGCAGGACCCGCTGTGTGTGGAACTCACCGAGCTCCTCATCAGACTCAAGCAACACGAAAAAGCGCAGATGCTTCTCGAAGCAGCTTTAAAGCACAAAGAta ATTTGAAGATCATGCTGACTGATGTGAAGCATATGCAGGCTTTAGCAAGAATTCACAAAACAAGCCCTGCATCTGCCCTGGAAACTTTGAAACAG GCCATTGCTCTGCAGCGGAAGATCCTGAGACgtcttcccctggagcaacctgGAATCCTGGACCAGCAGAAACTGGTGGCGTCCAGCATCTGCTGCGACCTCGCCCGACTGAGCAGCCGAGGCAACGACCCCGAGGTGGCCAGGCGGTTCTACGCTGAGGCACTGACCTACTCACCGGACGACGTCAAT ATCCCGCTGGATGTGGCCCGGCTCTACATGACACACAACTTGGTGGATCAGTGCAAACAGCAATGCGAGGAGATTTTAAAGGGCCACGAGAAACACACAGAAGCTACTATG ATGTTGGCAGATGTGATGTTCAGACAGGAGAAGCATGAAGAGGCCATCAGGCTGTATTGCACACTGGCAAAGGAGCACCCAG GAAATTTCAGAGTTTTGTCCAGACTCGTGCAGCTCCTGAGGAGGGCAGGGAAGCTGGATGCCGCTTTGCCCTTCTTTGAAGCTTGCGAGAAGATGTCCTCCATGGCTGCAAGTGAGCCAGGATACAACTACAGTAAAGGCCTCTACTTTTG GCACAGTAGCAGAGTTAGTGACGCCCTGCTGCACCTGAACAAGGCGAGGAGAGATACGCAGTGGGGAGAGGAGGCGCTGGAGCTGATGATCCGGATCTGCCTGAACCCCGATAAGGAGACCTTTGCGGGGCAGGTGTTCGGACAAACCGAGGAGGATATGAG CGTAGGTCAGCTGGGTGTCAGAGAGCAGGATAACCAGATGGGACTGATCACCGCTAGAAACCTCATGAAGGAGTTCCGTCCACGCTCCCAAGACGGCTTGAATAAAGCTGTGCTCCTGCGCAACCTCTGCCTGGTCCACTCTAAAGACATCCACCATATGCAAAATGTCATATCAGAATTCAGCGACATGATCTCAGCCAAG GAAGACAACGTGAACGTCCCTTACCTGCTGGGCATGGCCCAAGCCTTCATGGTCCTGAAGCAGGTTCCCCGTGCCAGGAACCATCTGAAGAGGCTCATCAAGGTGGAGTGGAACGAGGAGTTCGCGGACGACCTGGAGAGCGGCATGCTGCTGCTGACGGACATCTACATCAAGTCAGGCAAATACGACATCGCCAGAACGCTGGCGCAGCGTTGCCTCCTCTACAACAAG TCCTGCTGCAAAGCACTGGAGTACCTGGGGTTCATGATGGAGAGTGAAAATTCTTACCGGGACGCTGCACAGCACTACGAGGAGGCCTGGAGATACAGCAACTGGGTGAACCCCACCATCG GTTTCCGGCTTGCTTTCAATTATTTGAAGTACAAGAGTTACACCGAGGCAATAGACGTCTGTCGCAAG GTGTTGGAAGAGCATCCTGACTACCCTCTGATCCAAACAGAGATTCTGAACCGGGCACAGTTTTCCATGAGACCCTAA